Proteins co-encoded in one Nicotiana sylvestris chromosome 7, ASM39365v2, whole genome shotgun sequence genomic window:
- the LOC104220752 gene encoding uncharacterized protein, giving the protein MATINGLTSPQPFLSLSKPKPKPSYSHFKPLKPQILSKGLKQQNQQLRDWAVVGSVANETDLIPVQSNDTTDQQSGVVIGLEREPEGGDMDLVNQVVGGFGNEGRLSFEGAAGGFSSSSSGSNGKLEQEDMNRVIDRAINATIVLAAGSFAITKLLTIDHDYWHGWTVYEILRYAPQHNWIAYEEALKRNPVLAKMVISGVVYSLGDWIAQCYEGKPLFDFDRARMLRSGLVGFTLHGSLSHYYYQFCEALFPFQDWWVVPVKVAFDQTVWSAIWNSIYYTVLGVLRFESPLAIFSELKATFWPMLTAGWKLWPFAHLITYGVVPVEQRLLWVDCVELIWVTILSTYSNEKSEARVSEASVEAEMQPPSIGPPQE; this is encoded by the exons ATGGCGACCATCAATGGCTTGACCTCACCACAGCCTTTTCTCTCTCTATCAAAGCCCAAACCAAAACCCTCTTATTCCCACTTCAAGCCTTTGAAGCCACAAATCTTATCCAAAGGCCTCAAACAGCAGAATCAGCAGCTAAGAGACTGGGCAGTCGTGGGCTCGGTGGCCAACGAAACCGACCTGATTCCAGTCCAAAGCAACGACACTACGGACCAGCAAAGCGGCGTCGTAATTGGGTTAGAAAGAGAACCGGAAGGTGGAGATATGGATTTAGTAAATCAGGTCGTGGGTGGGTTTGGAAATGAAGGGAGATTATCATTTGAAGGTGCTGCTGGTGGGTTTAGTTCTTCTTCAAGTGGGTCTAATGGAAAATTAGAACAAGAGGATATGAACAGAGTTATTGATAGAGCTATTAATGCAACTATTGTTTTAGCTGCTGGAAGTTTTGCTATCACTAAATTGCTCACTATTGACCATGATTACTGGCAT GGATGGACCGTATATGAGATATTGAGATATGCACCTCAGCACAACTGGATTGCATATGAGGAAGCCCTTAAAAGAAACCCAGTTTTGGCTAAAATGGTCATCAGTGGAGTGGTTTACTCTCTTGGGGATTGGATCGCACAG TGCTATGAAGGAAAGCCTCTTTTTGACTTTGATCGTGCACGTATGTTGAGATCTGGCTTAGTTGGATTCACGCTACATGGATCCCTCTCCCATTATTATTATCAGTTCTGTGAG GCACTTTTTCCTTTCCAAGATTGGTGGGTGGTTCCTGTCAAGGTTGCCTTTGATCAAACTGTTTGGTCAGCAATTTGGAACAGCATTTACTACACAGTTTTGGGAGTTTTGCGCTTTGAATCCCCTCTCGCCATTTTCAGTGAATTGAAGGCTACATTCTGGCCAATGTTGACT GCAGGTTGGAAGCTGTGGCCATTTGCTCATCTTATTACATATGGTGTAGTCCCGGTTGAACAAAGGCTTCTTTGGGTCGACTGTGTAGAACTTATTTGGGTGACAATACTCTCAAC